In a single window of the Blattabacterium cuenoti genome:
- a CDS encoding FtsK/SpoIIIE family DNA translocase, whose protein sequence is MDKEKIKKKGRRNKKKTIQTIFGFFLLGNSLFLFLSFFSFLFHWKNDQSQLEKLFDKEIIAENLLGKMGAIVSHHFIHQGIGISAFFIPMILFFTGLKILFTRKKLLNNFYKSIIYKLLFFSVWFPISLYTIVPDKGILSGIFGFEIGNFLIHLFGKVGLYMLIFTSIIFYFIIIFHISAPTIENDMKKKIQNINKKIDTRLQFCNFLNTPIVHIPKIKIDSSFSEKKNILHSILKKENFLSVDLKIDLESNKKKIVQILNYYKIEICEIKARIGPTITLYEIYPKVGTRISKIKNLKNEIALNLSATSIRIIAPIPGKGSIGIEIPNHQRYPVYMNDILFSEESNKKSHKMELPISLGKTVFNEIFIIDLAKMPHLLIAGSTGQGKSVGLNVMIIFLLFQKNPKDIKFILIDPKKVELSIYKNISKSYFATLPNSIEPIITDLHKVKNILNSLCKEMDQRYALLEKYKVRNIKEYNNVKYNKCHLPYIILIIDEFADLNIDNQKKEIEIYVTRLAQLARAVGIHLIIATQRPSVDVITGLIKSNFTARIAFRVSSKIDSRTILDCTGAEQLIGKGDLLFSNKNELIRLQCPFIELSDLKKIVDFYKNQNKKNEYFFLPEPDTIKINE, encoded by the coding sequence TTTTTATTAGGAAATAGTCTTTTTTTATTTTTAAGTTTTTTTTCTTTCCTTTTTCATTGGAAAAATGATCAAAGTCAACTCGAAAAACTTTTTGATAAAGAAATCATAGCAGAAAATTTACTTGGAAAAATGGGAGCTATCGTATCTCACCATTTTATTCATCAGGGAATAGGAATTAGTGCTTTTTTTATTCCTATGATCCTATTTTTCACTGGATTAAAAATTCTTTTTACTAGGAAAAAATTATTAAATAACTTTTACAAATCCATAATATATAAATTGCTATTCTTTAGTGTATGGTTTCCTATTTCTCTTTATACTATTGTTCCTGATAAAGGTATATTAAGTGGGATTTTTGGATTTGAAATAGGGAATTTTTTGATTCATTTATTTGGAAAGGTAGGATTGTATATGCTTATTTTTACGAGTATCATTTTTTACTTTATCATCATTTTTCATATTAGTGCTCCAACTATAGAAAATGACATGAAAAAAAAAATACAAAATATTAACAAAAAAATAGATACAAGATTACAATTTTGTAATTTTTTAAACACACCAATTGTACATATCCCCAAGATAAAGATAGATTCTTCTTTTAGTGAAAAGAAAAATATCCTTCATTCTATTCTAAAGAAGGAAAATTTTTTATCCGTTGACTTGAAAATAGATTTGGAATCTAATAAGAAAAAAATAGTTCAAATACTGAACTATTATAAGATAGAAATATGTGAAATAAAAGCGAGGATAGGACCTACTATTACTTTGTATGAAATATATCCTAAAGTGGGAACACGTATTTCAAAAATCAAGAACTTAAAAAATGAGATTGCCTTAAATTTATCCGCTACATCCATAAGAATTATAGCTCCCATACCTGGAAAAGGATCTATTGGAATAGAAATCCCCAATCATCAGCGTTATCCCGTTTATATGAATGATATTCTTTTTTCAGAAGAAAGTAATAAAAAAAGTCATAAAATGGAGCTTCCTATTTCTTTAGGAAAAACCGTGTTCAATGAGATTTTTATTATAGATTTAGCAAAAATGCCCCATTTACTTATAGCAGGATCAACAGGACAAGGAAAATCCGTAGGATTAAATGTTATGATTATTTTTCTATTGTTTCAAAAAAATCCAAAAGATATTAAGTTTATTTTAATTGACCCAAAAAAAGTAGAATTATCAATATATAAAAATATTTCCAAATCTTATTTTGCTACACTTCCGAATTCTATAGAACCTATCATTACAGATTTACATAAAGTAAAAAATATATTAAATTCTTTATGTAAAGAGATGGATCAAAGATATGCTCTTTTAGAAAAATATAAGGTTAGAAATATTAAAGAATATAATAATGTAAAATATAATAAATGTCATTTACCTTATATTATATTAATTATTGATGAATTTGCTGATTTAAATATTGATAATCAAAAAAAAGAAATAGAAATATATGTAACTCGGTTAGCACAGCTTGCTCGTGCTGTAGGGATTCATTTGATTATAGCAACACAACGTCCATCAGTAGATGTAATTACAGGATTAATAAAATCCAATTTTACTGCAAGAATTGCATTTAGAGTCAGTTCTAAAATAGATTCTAGAACTATATTAGATTGCACAGGTGCTGAACAATTAATAGGAAAAGGAGATCTGTTATTTTCTAATAAAAATGAGTTGATCCGATTACAATGTCCATTCATAGAATTATCAGATCTGAAAAAGATAGTTGATTTTTATAAAAATCAAAATAAAAAAAATGAATACTTTTTTTTGCCAGAACCGGATACGATAAAGATAAATGAATAA
- a CDS encoding LptF/LptG family permease: MIIKKLDLYMIRLFIAPFLIIYFTIFIIFMIQFFWSQIDELTGKNISVFIILKFIFYFGVSIIPLVTPIVLLLTSIIIFGDLSENQELIAIKSSGISLFRVMIPILWITFFLSIGLYLFSDFAIPKAKIKVKKLGYQISYTYPSLKLKEGIFVNIFPNFFIKIDRKSSNYLYNIFIFFYDQNSFVNTILSQRGVLIPNKKDESIQLKLMNGILYSESSNETKKEQYSYHIVEFDTLIKNFKIPSGSKIKNLDDYDFYQTLNTKNIIKKINFFKKKNYKTINVYENKIYLAKLQLELQKKFTFPVTCIIMFLTGAPLGAIIRKGGIGYPTMIALIIFIVYYTLITITQNKVEKAEICPWIGAWIPNFIFFPVSIWMTYKTVMDDFYI; the protein is encoded by the coding sequence ATGATAATAAAAAAACTTGATTTATACATGATTCGTTTATTTATAGCTCCTTTTTTAATTATTTATTTTACAATCTTTATCATTTTTATGATTCAATTTTTTTGGAGTCAAATAGATGAACTAACAGGTAAAAACATTAGTGTTTTCATAATATTAAAATTTATATTTTATTTTGGTGTATCTATTATTCCATTAGTAACTCCCATTGTCCTATTATTAACTTCTATTATAATATTTGGTGATCTTTCAGAAAATCAAGAATTGATCGCTATAAAATCTTCTGGAATATCTCTTTTCCGTGTGATGATTCCTATTTTATGGATAACCTTTTTTTTATCCATTGGATTGTATTTATTTTCAGATTTTGCTATTCCGAAAGCAAAAATAAAAGTTAAAAAATTAGGATATCAAATATCGTATACTTATCCATCTTTAAAATTAAAGGAAGGAATTTTTGTAAATATCTTCCCAAATTTTTTCATAAAAATAGATAGAAAATCGAGTAATTACTTATATAATATATTTATTTTTTTTTATGATCAAAATTCATTTGTGAATACGATTCTTTCTCAAAGAGGAGTTTTAATTCCCAATAAAAAGGATGAATCTATTCAATTGAAATTAATGAATGGAATTTTATATAGTGAAAGTTCTAATGAAACTAAAAAAGAACAATACTCTTATCATATTGTAGAGTTTGATACTTTAATTAAAAATTTTAAAATTCCTTCAGGATCAAAAATAAAAAATTTAGATGATTATGATTTTTATCAAACCTTAAATACAAAAAATATCATAAAAAAAATTAATTTTTTCAAGAAAAAAAATTATAAAACAATCAATGTATACGAAAATAAAATATACTTAGCCAAGTTGCAATTAGAATTGCAAAAAAAATTTACATTTCCAGTAACATGTATTATAATGTTTCTTACTGGAGCACCATTAGGTGCTATTATTAGAAAAGGAGGAATAGGTTATCCAACCATGATAGCACTAATTATATTCATCGTTTATTATACTTTAATAACCATAACTCAAAATAAAGTAGAAAAAGCTGAAATATGTCCATGGATAGGAGCTTGGATCCCAAATTTTATTTTTTTTCCAGTAAGTATATGGATGACTTATAAAACTGTCATGGATGATTTTTACATATAA
- the ribB gene encoding 3,4-dihydroxy-2-butanone-4-phosphate synthase: MVFDSNQNFNEIEEAIQDIQNGKIIIVVDDKNRENEGDFIVSAEKITPKIVNFLITHGRGLVCVSLTEEKCDQLELQMMVKNNTDPRKTAFTVSVDLRGYGVSTGISVSDRAKTIVSLVHEVKPEAFNKPGHIFPLRAKKGGVLARPGHTEAAIDITRMAGCIPGGVLVEILNKNGSMARLPQLIQIAQKFHMKIISIEDLIKYKKKYKK, encoded by the coding sequence ATGGTTTTTGATTCTAATCAAAATTTTAATGAAATTGAAGAAGCTATACAGGATATCCAAAATGGAAAAATTATTATTGTGGTTGATGACAAAAATCGTGAAAATGAAGGAGATTTTATAGTATCTGCTGAAAAAATAACTCCTAAAATTGTAAATTTTCTCATTACTCATGGTAGAGGATTAGTTTGCGTTTCCTTAACAGAAGAAAAATGTGATCAATTAGAACTTCAAATGATGGTAAAAAATAACACAGATCCTAGAAAAACTGCATTCACCGTTTCCGTAGATTTACGAGGTTATGGGGTTAGCACTGGTATTTCTGTTTCAGATAGAGCTAAAACTATTGTTTCCCTAGTTCATGAAGTAAAACCAGAAGCGTTCAATAAACCAGGACATATATTTCCTCTTCGCGCAAAAAAAGGAGGAGTTTTAGCAAGACCTGGACATACAGAGGCTGCTATTGACATCACCAGAATGGCAGGATGCATTCCTGGTGGAGTTTTGGTAGAAATACTGAATAAAAATGGATCTATGGCACGTCTACCACAATTGATTCAGATAGCCCAAAAATTTCATATGAAAATTATATCCATAGAAGATCTTATTAAATATAAAAAGAAATACAAAAAATAA
- the trxA gene encoding thioredoxin, whose protein sequence is MLQEINDETFEKLISESEKPIMVDFWAPWCAPCRALSVLLEEIFSEYHTKVSVFKLNVDNNPKTSSKYGIRSIPTMIFFKNGEKKDIHIGILSKEDIRKKLNALIIS, encoded by the coding sequence ATGTTACAAGAAATAAACGATGAAACTTTTGAAAAGTTGATTTCTGAATCGGAAAAACCTATTATGGTAGATTTTTGGGCACCATGGTGTGCTCCATGTAGAGCTTTATCTGTTCTATTAGAAGAAATATTTTCTGAATATCATACCAAAGTGTCAGTTTTTAAATTAAATGTAGACAATAATCCGAAAACTTCTTCTAAATATGGCATACGTAGTATTCCTACTATGATTTTTTTTAAAAATGGAGAAAAAAAAGATATCCATATTGGAATTCTTTCTAAAGAAGATATAAGAAAAAAATTAAATGCTTTAATTATTTCATAA
- a CDS encoding M20 family metallo-hydrolase — MSLVNLQVLKEEAIQLLIQIINTPSISKQESQVSFMIENYLHQYGFDVKRKFNNIWTQNNNYSEKEDIQTILLNSHHDTVKPGKNWITDPFTAIKQKDKLIGLGSNDAGASVVSLISTFIYLSSLSELSYRLILSITAEEEISGSLGVRSILSELGSIDLGIVGEPTQMQVAIAEKGLIVLDCIAEGETGHSARNTGINAIYIAIRDIEFLRNFSFDRKSDLLGFTTLNVTQIQGGIQHNVIPDICSFVIDVRTNELYKNEELIDMIQRKIYSKMEPRSSHLNSSFINSMHPIVLKAKLIGRNTYGSPTLSDQSIMPFSTIKMGVGDSVRSHTPNEYVLISEIMEGIDIYICLLKDFHF, encoded by the coding sequence ATGTCTCTAGTCAATTTACAAGTTTTAAAGGAAGAAGCTATACAACTTCTGATACAGATCATCAATACGCCTTCTATATCAAAACAAGAAAGTCAGGTCTCTTTTATGATAGAAAATTATCTCCATCAATATGGATTTGATGTAAAAAGAAAATTTAATAATATATGGACTCAAAATAATAATTATTCTGAAAAAGAAGATATACAAACCATATTATTAAATTCTCATCATGATACGGTAAAACCAGGAAAAAATTGGATTACAGACCCTTTTACTGCTATAAAACAAAAAGATAAACTAATCGGATTAGGCAGTAATGATGCTGGAGCATCTGTAGTTTCATTGATATCTACTTTTATATATTTAAGTAGTTTATCGGAATTATCTTATAGATTAATACTTTCTATTACTGCAGAAGAAGAAATATCTGGTTCTTTAGGTGTAAGATCAATTTTATCTGAATTAGGATCTATAGATTTAGGAATTGTGGGAGAACCAACACAAATGCAAGTAGCTATTGCTGAAAAAGGATTAATAGTATTAGATTGTATAGCTGAAGGAGAAACAGGACACTCTGCAAGAAACACAGGAATAAATGCTATTTATATAGCCATAAGAGATATAGAATTTTTAAGAAATTTTTCTTTTGATAGAAAATCTGATTTATTAGGTTTTACTACTTTAAATGTAACTCAAATACAAGGAGGAATACAACATAATGTTATACCTGATATTTGTTCTTTTGTTATAGATGTTAGAACCAATGAATTATATAAGAATGAGGAACTGATTGATATGATACAAAGAAAAATTTATTCTAAAATGGAACCGCGTTCTTCACATTTAAATTCATCTTTCATAAATTCTATGCATCCTATTGTTTTAAAGGCTAAATTGATAGGAAGAAACACTTATGGATCTCCTACTCTTTCAGATCAAAGTATTATGCCTTTTTCTACTATTAAAATGGGAGTAGGAGATAGCGTTCGTTCTCATACGCCTAATGAATACGTTTTGATTTCAGAAATCATGGAGGGAATAGATATTTATATCTGTTTATTGAAAGATTTTCACTTTTGA
- the argB gene encoding acetylglutamate kinase, whose protein sequence is MKIHIVKIGGHLINDRKTLYDSLEAFCKLQGYKVLIHGGGKNADFISRKMGISPKMIQGRRITDKETLDIVVMTYAGIINKNIVAILQSYHCNALGLCGADGNCIKSYLRETTNINYGYVGDINVKSVNTHLIKFFLKNNIIPVLCSITHNGTGNLLNTNADTIAAYIAMSLAKEKDCKVELHFCFEKKGVLQNLQDSESYFKEINFHLFQKIKQNHTITKGMIPKLENAFFALQNGVHKVSIGLPNYLNDVNNKTILCL, encoded by the coding sequence ATGAAAATCCATATAGTAAAAATTGGAGGTCATTTAATTAATGATCGTAAGACTCTTTATGATTCTTTAGAAGCTTTTTGTAAACTACAAGGATATAAAGTATTAATTCATGGGGGAGGAAAAAATGCAGATTTTATTTCAAGAAAAATGGGTATTTCACCAAAAATGATACAAGGAAGAAGAATAACAGATAAAGAAACTTTGGATATAGTTGTGATGACTTATGCAGGAATTATCAATAAAAATATTGTGGCTATATTACAATCTTATCATTGTAATGCTTTAGGCTTGTGTGGAGCAGATGGAAATTGTATTAAATCATATTTACGTGAAACAACAAATATTAATTATGGATATGTGGGTGATATTAATGTAAAAAGCGTGAATACACATTTAATAAAATTTTTTTTAAAAAATAATATCATTCCTGTATTATGTTCTATTACACACAATGGAACAGGAAATTTACTAAACACGAATGCAGATACAATAGCTGCTTATATAGCTATGTCCTTAGCTAAGGAAAAAGATTGTAAAGTAGAGTTACATTTTTGTTTTGAAAAAAAAGGAGTTTTACAAAATTTGCAGGATTCTGAATCTTATTTTAAAGAAATAAATTTTCATTTATTTCAAAAAATAAAACAAAATCATACCATAACAAAAGGGATGATTCCTAAATTAGAGAATGCTTTTTTTGCATTACAAAATGGAGTCCATAAGGTTAGTATAGGCCTACCTAACTATTTAAATGATGTTAATAATAAGACGATACTATGTCTCTAG
- a CDS encoding Rossmann-fold NAD(P)-binding domain-containing protein — MKKFFSVEDVIDVHDLIKDALLLKKNPYDFQHIGKNKTIGLVFFNPSLRTRISCQKAAFNLGCNTWVLDIHKDSWTIEMNDGSVMNFTQEHLKEAISVMNMYCDILAVRTFPNLSDKDYDYQEIVFNKILNYSIVPVVNMESATLHPLQSLADVMTIAEFTSFFKKRCKVVLSWAPHVKSLPHSVANSFSQWISKIEQIDFTITCPERYNIHKKFANEAYITHNQNKAFINADFIYAKNWSSYLDYGKILCKSSDWMITESKMKLTNQAKFMHCLPVRRNVVVEDAVLDSKYSIVLQQAINRVYASQIIFLKLLQSLS, encoded by the coding sequence ATGAAAAAATTTTTTAGCGTAGAAGATGTTATCGATGTACATGATCTCATTAAAGATGCTCTTCTTTTGAAAAAGAATCCATATGATTTTCAACATATTGGAAAAAATAAAACAATAGGATTAGTTTTTTTTAATCCTAGTTTACGTACAAGAATTAGTTGTCAAAAAGCAGCTTTTAACTTAGGATGTAATACTTGGGTATTAGATATCCATAAGGATTCTTGGACAATAGAAATGAATGATGGAAGTGTCATGAATTTCACACAAGAACATCTTAAAGAAGCTATTTCTGTAATGAATATGTACTGTGATATTCTTGCAGTAAGAACTTTTCCGAATCTTTCAGATAAAGATTATGATTATCAAGAAATTGTTTTTAATAAAATATTAAATTATTCCATAGTTCCAGTAGTTAATATGGAAAGTGCTACTTTGCATCCTTTACAATCTTTAGCAGATGTTATGACCATTGCAGAATTTACATCTTTTTTTAAAAAAAGATGTAAAGTGGTATTAAGTTGGGCTCCTCATGTAAAATCATTACCTCATTCCGTAGCGAATTCTTTTTCTCAGTGGATATCAAAAATAGAACAAATAGATTTCACTATTACGTGTCCAGAAAGATACAATATACATAAAAAATTTGCTAATGAAGCTTATATTACACATAATCAAAATAAAGCATTTATCAATGCAGATTTTATTTATGCTAAAAATTGGAGTAGTTATTTAGATTATGGAAAAATACTTTGTAAAAGTTCAGATTGGATGATAACTGAAAGTAAAATGAAATTAACCAATCAAGCTAAATTTATGCACTGTTTGCCTGTAAGAAGAAATGTAGTAGTGGAAGATGCGGTTTTAGATAGTAAATATTCTATTGTATTGCAACAAGCAATAAATAGAGTTTACGCTTCGCAAATAATTTTTCTAAAATTATTACAATCTTTATCATGA
- the carB gene encoding carbamoyl-phosphate synthase (glutamine-hydrolyzing) large subunit — translation MKIDKVLILGSGALKIGEAGEFDYSGTQALKALKEEGIYTILINPNIATVQTSKEIADKVYFLPLTLFFIKRVIDKEKPKGILLSFGGQTALNCGIQLFQEGIIEKYKIQVLGTPIESIIHSEDRNLFKNRLTHINIKTAKSFVVHSMDDAISYSLEIGFPIIIRSAYTLGGLGSGLAKNVNDLKKIVNKAFSYSSQIVVEEYLEGWKEIEYEIVRDQYDNCIAVCNMENFDPIGIHTGESIVVAPSQTLTNSEYYNLRKLAIHIARDFLIVGECNVQFALDTSSEDYRVIEVNARLSRSSALASKATGYPLAFVAAKLSLGYGLHELKNSVTKNTSAFFEPALDYVVCKIPRWDLKKFYGVSNRIGSSMKSVGEVMAIGGSFEEALQKGIRMLDIGKQGFINIIDNKKSKSARLLKEYLKKPTDQRIFFLEEALEEGFSIKEIHHLTKIDPWFLYQLDNIFQTKKKIDQFDNWKNVPEELLRKAKKEGFSDIQIASIFFKKNRNHNISNLEQEIREYRKVKNILPYVRQIDTLASEYPAYTNYLYLTYHAIQHDIIYEKDEKSVITLGSGVYRIGSSVEFDWCCVNALNTIHKESYRSIMINYNPETVSTDFDVCDRLYFEELTLERVLDIIELEKPKGTIVSMGGQIPNNLVLKLYEKKVKILGTSPVSIDKVENRYKFSNAMDYLKIRQPKWKELSDFDAIYQFIKEVDFPILVRPSYVLSGADMNVISNQEELQHYLREKGSISSEYPLIITEFIRNAKEIELDAVSQNGEILYYAISEHVEFAGVHSGDATLVYPPHNLYLSTLKEIIRISEKISKYFNISGPFNIQFLSKNNEVKVIECNLRASRSFPFVSKVSHFNMIELATQVILGKNKNKIEPNFFITNFLGIKASQFSFSRLQDADPILGVDMASTGEVGCLGNTFDEALLKSMLSVGYTVPKKNILISGGPIESKLDLLEVVRLLHKKGYILFATEGTNSFLSHNGIPSIKVYWPNVKKYSNVLELIKNRKLDLIINIPKNLSKSELDNDYAIRRYAVDFNIPLLTNTRLAKAFIQAFCNLSIDQLFIKAWDEYEL, via the coding sequence ATGAAAATAGATAAAGTACTCATCCTGGGATCAGGTGCATTAAAAATAGGAGAAGCTGGTGAATTTGATTATTCTGGAACACAAGCATTAAAAGCTCTTAAAGAGGAGGGAATTTATACTATATTGATCAATCCGAATATTGCCACAGTTCAGACTTCTAAAGAAATTGCTGATAAAGTTTATTTTCTTCCTTTGACTTTATTTTTTATTAAACGTGTTATAGATAAGGAAAAACCAAAAGGAATTTTATTGTCTTTTGGAGGACAGACTGCATTAAATTGCGGAATTCAGCTTTTTCAAGAAGGGATTATAGAAAAATATAAAATTCAAGTTTTAGGAACACCTATAGAATCTATTATTCACAGTGAAGATAGAAACTTATTTAAAAATAGATTAACTCATATTAACATAAAAACGGCAAAAAGTTTTGTAGTCCATTCTATGGATGATGCAATTTCCTATTCTTTAGAAATAGGGTTTCCTATTATTATTAGATCAGCTTATACCCTTGGAGGTTTAGGAAGTGGTTTGGCTAAAAATGTTAATGATTTGAAGAAAATAGTAAATAAAGCTTTTTCTTACTCATCTCAAATTGTTGTAGAAGAATATTTAGAAGGATGGAAAGAAATTGAATATGAAATAGTTAGAGATCAATATGATAATTGCATTGCTGTATGTAATATGGAAAACTTTGATCCTATAGGAATTCACACAGGAGAAAGTATTGTTGTAGCTCCATCGCAAACCTTAACAAATTCTGAATATTATAATTTAAGAAAATTAGCAATACATATAGCTAGAGATTTTCTTATAGTAGGAGAATGTAACGTTCAATTTGCGTTAGATACTAGTTCAGAAGATTATCGTGTTATTGAAGTAAATGCACGTCTTTCTCGTTCTAGTGCTCTTGCTTCTAAAGCTACAGGTTATCCTTTAGCTTTTGTTGCTGCAAAATTATCTTTAGGATATGGATTGCACGAATTGAAAAATTCTGTAACTAAAAATACTTCTGCCTTTTTTGAACCTGCATTAGATTATGTAGTATGTAAAATTCCTAGATGGGATCTAAAGAAATTCTATGGTGTTTCTAATAGAATTGGAAGTAGTATGAAAAGTGTAGGAGAAGTTATGGCTATTGGAGGTTCTTTTGAAGAAGCCTTGCAAAAAGGAATTCGTATGTTAGATATAGGAAAGCAAGGATTTATTAATATTATTGATAATAAAAAATCCAAATCTGCTCGATTGCTGAAAGAATATCTAAAGAAACCTACAGATCAAAGAATTTTCTTTTTAGAAGAGGCTTTAGAAGAAGGTTTTTCTATAAAAGAAATACATCATTTAACAAAAATTGATCCATGGTTTTTATATCAACTTGATAATATTTTTCAAACAAAAAAAAAGATAGATCAATTTGATAATTGGAAAAATGTACCGGAAGAATTGTTACGAAAAGCTAAAAAAGAAGGTTTTTCTGATATACAAATAGCTAGTATTTTTTTTAAAAAAAATAGAAATCACAATATTTCTAATTTAGAACAAGAAATCAGAGAATATAGAAAAGTAAAAAATATCCTTCCATATGTGAGACAAATTGATACTTTAGCTTCTGAATATCCAGCATATACAAATTATTTGTATTTAACTTATCACGCAATTCAACATGATATTATTTACGAAAAAGATGAAAAATCTGTCATAACATTAGGATCTGGTGTTTATAGGATTGGTAGTAGTGTCGAATTTGATTGGTGTTGTGTTAATGCATTAAATACGATTCATAAAGAATCTTATAGATCTATAATGATAAATTATAATCCGGAAACTGTCAGCACTGATTTTGATGTATGTGATAGATTGTATTTTGAAGAGCTTACTTTAGAACGTGTATTAGATATTATTGAATTAGAAAAACCTAAAGGAACAATTGTATCTATGGGAGGACAAATACCCAATAACTTAGTTTTAAAACTTTATGAAAAAAAGGTAAAAATTTTAGGGACTTCTCCTGTTTCCATAGATAAAGTAGAGAATAGATATAAATTTTCTAATGCTATGGATTATTTAAAAATTAGACAACCTAAATGGAAAGAATTGTCCGATTTTGATGCTATTTATCAATTTATAAAAGAAGTGGATTTTCCCATATTGGTTAGACCTTCTTATGTTCTTTCTGGTGCAGATATGAATGTTATTTCTAATCAAGAAGAGCTACAACATTATCTACGTGAAAAAGGATCTATATCTTCTGAATATCCATTAATTATTACAGAATTTATTAGAAATGCAAAAGAAATTGAATTGGATGCTGTTTCTCAAAATGGAGAAATTTTGTATTATGCTATATCAGAACACGTAGAATTTGCAGGAGTACATTCAGGAGATGCAACATTGGTGTATCCTCCCCATAATTTATATTTATCTACATTAAAAGAAATTATTCGTATATCTGAAAAAATATCCAAATATTTTAATATATCTGGACCTTTCAATATTCAGTTTTTATCTAAAAATAATGAAGTAAAAGTAATTGAATGCAATTTGAGAGCTTCCAGAAGTTTTCCTTTTGTATCAAAAGTATCTCATTTTAATATGATTGAATTAGCGACTCAAGTTATTCTCGGAAAGAATAAAAATAAAATAGAACCTAATTTTTTTATTACAAATTTTTTGGGGATAAAAGCTTCTCAATTTTCATTTTCCCGTTTACAAGATGCAGATCCTATTTTGGGCGTAGATATGGCTTCCACAGGAGAAGTGGGATGTTTAGGGAATACTTTTGATGAAGCACTTTTAAAATCTATGCTTTCTGTAGGTTACACCGTTCCAAAAAAAAATATATTGATATCTGGAGGTCCTATTGAATCTAAATTAGATCTTTTAGAAGTTGTAAGGCTTTTGCATAAAAAAGGGTATATATTGTTTGCTACAGAAGGAACCAATAGTTTTTTATCCCATAATGGAATCCCCTCAATAAAAGTTTATTGGCCTAATGTTAAAAAATATTCAAATGTTCTTGAGTTAATCAAAAATAGAAAATTGGATCTTATTATTAATATTCCAAAGAATTTAAGTAAATCAGAATTGGATAATGATTATGCTATCAGACGTTATGCCGTAGATTTTAATATCCCTCTACTGACTAATACGCGCTTAGCAAAAGCTTTTATACAAGCATTTTGTAATTTATCTATAGATCAATTATTTATAAAAGCTTGGGATGAATATGAATTATAA